The Arthrobacter sp. OAP107 DNA segment ATGGCGGTGGCATGGAAGACCAGGTTCCCGTGGCGGTCGCCCTTCCAGGCGTGGACTAGCCCGTAGTCGGGGGTGAGGGATTCCTCCAGGACGTAATCGACGCCGTCGAAGCTCCGCACCTCCTTGGCCGGCGACGCGATGGCGATGCCGCCGTCGGCGTCGTACTTTTGCGGCAGGCCGCCGTCGGACACCTGGGTCCCCACGCCCGCCTTCGTGTAGAAGGCGGGGATGCCGGCGCCGCCGGCACGCAGCTTCTCGGCCAGGGTGCCCTGGGGGGTCAGGACCACCTCCAGTTCACCGGCGAGGTACTGCCGGGCGAACTCCTTGTTCTCCCCCACGTACGAGCTGACGGTACGGCGGATCCGGCCGTCCCGGAGGAGGATGCCCAGGCCCCAGTCGTCCACGCCGCAGTTGTTGCTCACGGTCTCCAGGTCCCTGGTGCCGCGGCGGTGCAGGGCATCGATGAGCGCCACCGGGATGCCGCACAGTCCAAAACCCCCGACGGCGAGGGACGCACCGTCGGATATGTCGGCGACCGCTTCGTCAGCGCTGGCAACAACCTTGTCAATCATCGTTGATCCTTTCGGCGTCTCCACAGACTCTCGACAGACACGGCCACCGGGCCTGTTACAGCCCCAGTTCCCGGGCGATCAGCATCAGCTGGACCTCCGTGGTGCCCTCCCCGACCTCCAGGATCTTGGAGTCCCGGTAGTGGCGCGCCACGGTGAACTCGTTGATGAAGCCATAGCCGCCGAATACCTGGGTGGCATCCCGCGAATTGTCCATGGCCGCCTCGCCTGCGACCATCTTAGCTATGGCCGCCTGCGTCTTGAACGGCTTGCCGGCGAGCATCCGGGCCGCCGCATCGTAGTACGCAAGACGGGCCGTATGGGACCGTGCCTGCATGCGGGCAATCTTGAAGGCGATGGCCTGGTGCTTTCCGATATTGGTCCCAAAGGCGCTGCGGTCCTTGGCATAGCGGACGGAGAGATCCACGCAGCCCTGGGCCGCGCCGGTGGCCAGGGCAGCGATGGCGATCCTGCCCTCATCCAGGATGGACAGGAAGTTGGCGTAGCCGCGGCCCCGCTCGCCCAGCAGGTTCCCCTCGGGAACGGTGACGTCGCGCAGCGTCAGCGGGTGTGTATCCGAGGCGTTCCAGCCCACCTTGTTGTACGCCTTCTCCGCTTTGAAGCCGGGTGTATCTGTGGGCACCAGGATGGTGGAGATTTCCTTCTTGATACTGCCGTCCTTGCGTTCCTGCTGGCCCGTGACGGCGGTGACGGTCACCAGCTTGCTGATGTCCGTTCCCGAGTTGGTGATGAATTCCTTATTGCCGTTGATGACCCAGTTTCTTGCCTCTCCGTCGCCTTCCAGCCGGGCCGTGGTCTTGGTGCCGCCGGCGTCGGAGCCGGCCTCCGGTTCGGTGAGGCCGAAGCCGGCGAGCGCCTTTCCGGATGCGAGCAGCGGCAACCATTCCTGCTTCTGGGCCTCGGTGCCGAAGCGGTAAACGGGCATGGCGCCAAGAGACACGCCTGCCTCCAGCGTGATGGCCACGGATTGGTCCACCCGCCCCAGCTGTTCCAGCGCAAGGGCCAGCGCGAAGTAGTCGCCGCCCATGCCGCCGTATTCCTCCGGGAACGGCAGGCCGAACAGCCCCATGTCCGCCATTTGCGAGACCACTTCGTAGGGGAAGCTGTGTTCCTCGTCGTGCTTGGTGGAGACGGGGGCCACCACCTCGTCGGCGAATTCGCGGACAGTCTTGCTGAGGTCCTGGTATTCCTCGCTGAGGTCAAAATCGGCCATGGCTAGGCCTCCTTACGTTCTTCTGCTGGTTCGTGGGTTGCGGGCTGTTCCGCGTGAATGGTGGCGACGACCTGGTCGGCCTTGACCAGATCGCCCGTGGCGACGCTGATGTGGACGGTGCCCGCGACCTCGGCCACGAGCTGGTGCTCCATCTTCATGGCCTCCACGGACACCAGCACCTGGCCGGACTCCACCGGGTCTCCGTCCTTCACGGCAACGGAGACGACGGTTCCGGGCATGGGTGAGCGGACTTCGGGATCGGCGGCGCCCTCTTCCCGTTCGACGGCGGCCAGGACCCGCTCCAGGCGGGACTCACGGGTGAGGACTTCGAGCCCGCAGGACCAGCCGCCGCTGCCCACGTAAATCCTGGTGGGCACTTCCCGGCGGTTTCCGGCGCCGGCACGGGGGCCCGGGGATTCACCAATGGCGAAGGTGTGCTCCTGGCCCTCCATCTCGAACGTGATGACGGCGGTCCTCGCCGGCCACAGGACCCGGACAGGGCGCTCCGGCCCGTCGTCGACGCGGACCAGGGCACGGCCGTCATCTGCGCCGCCGTCGCCCTGCGGGGTGATGGCCACGGTGGCCATGGCACCGCCGGGAAGGCCGAAGCTGGTCCGCCAGGCCGCGGGGGCGCCGAGGCGCCAGCCCCGGGCACTGTCCCAGGGCGCCCGGACCCTGGTCCGTCCACCGAGGGGGGCAGAGGCCACGACGTCGCCCAGCCACAGCCGCAGCGCCGCCGCCGTGAGTTCAGTGCCGCCGATCTCGCGGAACTCCAGCTCCGGCATCTTGCGGTCAATGAGCGTGGTGTCCAAGCGGCCGGCCCGGACGTCGTCGTCGTTAATCAGGAGCCGCAGGTATTCCACGTTGGTGTCGATGCCCAGGACGGTGTACCGCTCCAGCGCCGCGTCCAGCTTGTCCAGGGCGGCCTTGCGGTCCGTTCCCCAGGCGATGACCTTGGACAGCATGGGGTCGTAGTCGCTGGAGATTTCGAGCCCCGGCAGCAGCGATGAGTCGATCCGTACGCCCTGGCTTTGGGCGCCCGGCGAGCCCAGGGGCCTGAAAAGGCCACCGTCTTCGTCGAGCAGTACTACTTCGCCCGAGGACGGCAGGAAGTTACGGTGCGGGGTCTCGGCGTAGACCCGGGCTTCCGCGGCGTGGCCGTTAAGTTCGACGTCGTCCTGCCCGACGGTGAGCATCTCACCGGCGGCGATGCGCACCTGCCATTCAACGAGGTCGTTGCCGGTGACCATTTCCGTCACCGGATGTTCCACCTGGAGGCGGGTGTTCATTTCCATGAAGAAGAATTCGTCCGGGGAGTCGTCCGAAACCAGGAACTCCACGGTGCCGGCGCCGGTGTAGTGGACGCTGCGGGCCGCCTGGCATGCGGCCTCGCCGATCTTCGCGCGGACTGCCTCGCCGTCGGACAGGGATTCCAGCAGCGGTGACGGCGCTTCCTCGATGACCTTCTGGTGCCGGCGCTGCAGGGAGCATTCGCGCTCCCCCAGGTGGATGACGTTGCCGTGCGTATCGGCCAGGACCTGCACCTCGATGTGCCGCGGGGAGGTGACCAGGCGTTCCAGGAACAGGGTGTCATCCCCGAACGCGCTGGCAGCCACCCGCCGTGCCGTGGCCAGGGCGGCCGGGAGATCCTCCGGTCGCCCCACTGCATGCATTCCCTTGCCGCCGCCGCCGGCCGAGGGCTTGATGAGCAGGGGGAAGCCCACGGCCGGGGCGGCGGCGAGGAGTTCCTCATCGGTCATGCCGGGCTCGGCGATGCCCGGGACCACCGGAACGCCGTAGCCGGCCACCTGGTTCTTCGACCGGATCTTGTCGCCCATGACCTCCAGGGCCTCCACCCCGGGGCCAATGAACGTGATGCCGGCATCCTTCAGAGCCCGGGCGAAGTCGGCGTTCTCGCTGAGGAAGCCGTAGCCGGGGTGCACGGCCTGGGCGCCGGTCTCCTGGCAGGCCCTGATGATCGCGTCGATGCTGAGATAGCTCTGGGCGGCCGCGGCGGGACCGATCCGGACGGCAGCGTCGGCGTCGCGCACGTGGCGGGCACCGGCGTCGGCATCGCTGTAGACCGCAACCGAACGGATGCCCATGGCGCGCAGCGTCCTGATTACCCGGCAGGCAATCTCGCCACGGTTGGCCACGAGGACGGTACGGAACATTGTTTCGCTGGTCATGTCAGGCTCACATCCGGAAAAGGCCGAAGGAGGTCTCCGGCAGCGGGACTCGGGACACGACGTCGAGTGCCAGGCCCAGCACGGTGCGGGTGTCCGCGGGGTCGATCACGCCGTCGTCCCACAGCCGCGCGGTTGAGTAATACGGGCTGCCCTGGTCCTCGTACTGCTGGCGGATGGGGGCCTTGAACGCCTCCTCGTCTTCGGCGGACCAGTCCTGCCCGGCCGCCTCGAACTGGTCACGCTTGACGGTCGCCAGGACGCTTGAAGCCTGGTTCCCGCCCATGACCGAGATCCGGCTGGCCGGCCACATCCAGAGGAAGCGGGGTGAATAGGCCCGGCCGCACATCGAGTAGTTGCCGGCGCCGAAGGACCCGCCGATCACCACGGTCAGCTTAGGCACGCGGGTGGTGGCAACGGCGGTAACCATCTTCGCGCCGTTCTTGGCGATCCCGCCCTGCTCATAGTCCTTGCCCACCATGAAGCCGGAGATGTTCTGCAGGAAGAGCAGCGGAATGCCGCGCTGGTCGCACAGCTCAATGAAGTGGGCGCCCTTGAGTGCCGACTCGCTGAACAGCACCCCGTTGTTGGCCACGATGCCCACGGGATGCCCGTGAAGCCTGGCGAAGCCGGTCACCAGGGTGGGCCCGTAGTTCTTTTTGAACTCGTGGAAGCGGCTGCCGTCCACCAGCCGGCCGATCACCTCGCGAACGTCGTACTGGGCATTGACGTCCGTGGGCACGGCGCCGTACAGCTGTCCGGGCGCGGCAACGGGTTCGACGGCGGTGTCCACGTCCCAGGCGGGCCCGGCGGGACCGGGCAGCGTGGCGACGATGTCGCGGACGATCTGCAGGGCGTGCTCATCGTTTTCGGCGAGGTGGTCCGTAACTCCGGAGATCCGGGAATGCACGTCGCCGCCCCCGAGTTCCTCCGCGCTGACGATCTCTCCGATGGCCGCCTTCACGAGGGGCGGCCCGCCCAGGAAGATGGTGCCCTGGTTACGGACGATAACTGTTTCATCGCTCATCGCGGGAACGTATGCGCCGCCTGCGGTGCAGGAGCCCATCACGGAAGCGATCTGCGGAATCCCGGCGGCCGACATCCTGGCCTGGTTGTAGAAGATCCGGCCGAAGTGGTCCCGGTCGGGGAAGACCTCGTCCTGCTTGGGGAGGAAGGCTCCGCCGGAATCCACGAGGTAGATGCACGGGAGCCGGTTCTCGAGCGCGATCTCCTGGGCCCGGAGGTGCTTCTTCACCGTCATGGGATAGTAGGTGCCGCCCTTGACGGTGGCGTCGTTGGAAATCACCAGCACGTGGCGGCCGTGCACCAGGCCGATGCCAGTGATGATGCCCGCACCTGGCGAATCGTCGTTGTACATGCCGTTCGCGGCCAAGGGTGCGATCTCCAGGAAGGGGCTGCCGTCGTCGAGAAGGCGGTCGATCCGCTCCCGGGGAAGCAGCTTGCCGCGGGCCATGTGCCGCTCGCGGGATTTCTCCGGGCCGCCGAGGGCGGTGGTGGCAAGACGCTTCCGCAGCTCATCGGCGAGCGCGCGCTGCGCGAGGCTGTTGGCCTCGAAGGCGCTGCCGGAGGTGTCCAGCCGGCTGGCGAGTGTCTCCATTGACCGCTTCCATTCCCGGGCACTTCCGGCGGCAGTCCTGCCGCATTTCGGTTAGTGCCTCGTAACTGAGTTTAGGTTAGTCTCTAGTAACTGTGATGTCCAACACAGGATGTTGGTAGAGTTCTTGGGTTCCGAGGAGGAAATGTGCCCACCACAGATCACGGAGAGCTCACCGCTCCTGCCCAGGCCGCTGCCGGCCATGAGGCGTCCGTCCCCACGCAGCGCAGCCGGGCGAAGGAATCCCGCCGGCAGGCGCTCCTGTCCGCTGCGGCCACGCTCTTTGCCGTCAACGGGTTCAACCGGGTCTCCCTCGAGGACCTGGGCGCCGCGGCTGGCGTGAGCGGACCCGCCGTATACCGCCACTTCCCCGGAAAACAGGCCGTACTGGGCGCGTTGCTGCTCACCGTCAGCCAGGACTTGCTCGACGGTGGCCGCCACGTGGTTGCCGATGCCGCCGATCCCTCCGCGGCGCTGGCCCGGCTGGTGCAGTTCCACGTGGACTTTGCCCTCAGCAACCCCGACGTGATCCGCGTGCAGGATCGGGATTTCAGCAACCTGGCCAGCGAGGACCAGGCACAGGTGCGGGCCCTGCAGCGCAGCTACGTGGAAGTGTGGGTGGACGTGCTTGCAGGCATCCACGGAACCACCGACACGGCCGATCTCCGCATGCGCGCCCACGCGACGTTCGGACTGATCAACTCCACTCCGCACTCGGTCCGCACCCACGGCCGGCGCGTGGCCATCAGGTCGGCGCGGCCGCTTCTCGAGAACATGGCTCTGGCGGCCCTGCTGGTGACTACAAGCCCGCTCGCGGAGTAGCCTGCTGCCCCGGCCGCCCCCTGACGGCCCACGACCTTCCGGTTTTCCTTTGGTTTCGGGCTGCGGCTACGCCATCGCGAAGGCCATGCCGGGATCCGCGAGGAGGGCGCCGACGTCGGCCAGGAACCTGGATCCCTGTTCTCCGTCGACCAGCCGGTGGTCGAAGGACAGGCTCAGCGTCATGACCTGCCTGAGCGCGACCTGGTCCTGGTACTCCCAGGGAGTCTTGCGAACGGCGCCCACGGCGAGGATCGCGGCCTCACCCGGGTTGAGGATGGGAGTGCCGGCGTCAATGCCGAAGACACCGATGTTGGTGATGGAGATGGTGCCGCCCGAGAGGTCTTCCGGGCTGGTCTTGCCGGCCCTGGCCGTATCCGTCAGCTCCGCGAGCGCCGTGGAGAGATCGACGAACGTCAGCCGGTCGGCATCCTTGATGTTGGGAACCGTGAGCCCGCGCGGGGTGGCGGCCGCGATGCCGAGGTTCACGTAGTTGAACTGAACGATCTCCTGGTTGGCCTCGTCCCACCTGGCATTGAGGCCCGGATTGCGCCGCAGGGCAATCAGGACAGCCTTGGACACGAGGGTCAGCGGGGTGAGCTTGTGGCCGGCAAAGGGCTTGCTTTCCTTCAGCCTGGCCAGCAGCTCCATCGCCGGAGTGACGTCGACAGTCAGGAACTCCGTCACATGCGGTGCCGTGAAGGCGCTGCTGACCATGGCCGCGGCAGTGTATTTGCGGACACCCTTGATGGGCGTACGCACCTCGCGCTCACCCCGGGCCGCCGCGGACTGCGGTGCCGTTTCCTGTGCCGCCAACTCCTGGGCGGCCGCAGGCAGGTCCCCGCCGCCGACGAAATTGCGCACGTCGTCACGGGTAATCAGCCCGCCCGGGCCGGCCCCCGCCACCTTTTCGAGGTCCACGCCAAGGTCCTTGGCCAGCTTCCGGACGGGCGGCGTGGAACGGGGCCGCTCGGCGGGGCGGGTGTCCTGCCCCCTGCTTTCGACAGACCCGGTTTCGGCAGGCTCAACCGGCGGGGCAGGCTCAACCTGCGGGGCAGGCTCAACCTGCGGGGCGGCCTCCACCGGAGCGGCGGCCTCCACCAGGGCGCGCTGCCGCCGGACCGGACGCCCGGTGCTTTCGACGACGGCGCCGTACCCGACGAGGTTGGGCTCCCTCCTGGGGAGCGCCGCGTCAGCCGTCGCGGCGGCGCCGGGCTGGTTACCGGCGTCGTCCTTTACCTCGAACGAGACGATCGGCTTCCCCACCTCCACCACCGTTCCCGGCTGTTCATGCAGGGCCGTGATCACGCCCGCGAACGGTGAGGGCAGCTCCACCACTGCCTTGGCGGTCTCCACCTCGGCGATGATCTGGTTCAGGCTGACGGTGTCCCCCACGCCCACCTTCCAGCTGACGATTTCGGATTCGGTCAGTCCTTCGCCGAGATCGGGCAGCCGGAATTCCTTGATCATGGTGGCGGTCATCCTTCCAGCCCGCTCAGCGAATTCGGCCGGCCCAGCGCGCGGTCGACGCCGTCGAGGATCCGGTCCAGATTCGGCAGGTGGTGCATCTCCACCTTCGAATAGGGGTACGGCACGTCAAACCCGGTGATGCGGACCGGTGCCGCCTCAAGGTGGTAGAAGCAGCGCTCGGTGATGCTGGCGGCAACCTCGGCGCCGAGCCCGCCCGACTGGCCGGCTTCGTGGGTGACCACCAGCCTGCCCGTCTTCCGGACCGAAGCCTCCACGGTGGCGAAATCCACCGGCGCGAGGGAGCGCAGGTCAATGACCTCAACCGAGACGCCCTCGTCCGCGGCCGCCGTGGCAGCATCGCGGGCCGTCTTCACCAAAGGCCCGTACGCCACGAGGGTGACGTCGCTGCCGTCCGTAACCACGCGGGCCTGCCCCATTGGCGGGGCAGAATTGGGATCCAGCGTCTCGTCCACCTCGCCTTTGTCGTGGTAACGGCGCTTGGGTTCAAAGAACACGACGGGGTCATCGCAGGCAATGGCCTGCTGGATCATGGTGTGGGCGTCCTGCGGGCTGGCCGGGGTGACCACGCGCAGGCCTGCCGTGTGCGCGAAGTAAGCCTCAGGCGACTCGGAGTGGTGCTCCGGCGAGCCGATCCCCCCGCCGAAGGGAATGCGGATGGTGATGGGCATTTTCACGGTGCCGCGGCTGCGGTAATGCATCTTCGCCACCTGGGACACGATCTGGTCGAACGCGGGGTAGACAAAGCCGTCGAACTGGATTTCCACCACCGGCCGGTACCCGCGGTAGGCCAGGCCAACCGCGGTGCCCACAATGCCGGACTCTGCCAGCGGCGTGTCCACGACGCGGTGCTTGCCAAAGTCCTTCTGCAGTCCGTCGGTCACGCGGAACACGCCGCCCAGGGTGCCGATGTCCTCGCCCATGAGGATCACTTTGGGATCGTTGTCGAGGGATCTGCGGAGGCCGGAGTTCAATGCCCGCGCAAAGGTCATCTGCATCATCAGCGTGCACCTTCTTCTTGTTCTGCCGCTTCGGGATCGCCGAAGGAGGCAAGGTAACGGGAGTAGTGGTCCTGCTGGCGGTCCAGCCAGGAATTGGGGGTGCTGTACACGTGCTTGAAAACGTCGAGGGGTTCTGGGTCCGGCATGCCCACGCAACCGGCGCGCAGGTCACGGGCGACGGCGTCTGCCTTGGTCCGCACGCTGGTTTCGAACTCTTCGGTGAACAGGCCCTTCCGGTCAAGCAGGGCATGGACCCGGCCGATCGGATCCTTTGCTGCCCAGTCCTCGAGCTCATTGGGGTCGCGGTAGCGGGTGGGATCATCCGCCGTCGTATGCGGGCCCATCCTGTAAGTGACGGCCTCGATGAACGTGGGACCGCCGCCCCGGCGGGCCCGGTCGAGGGCGACCCGGGTGGCCGCCATGACCGCCAGCACGTCGTTGCCGTCGATCCGCATGCTGGGGATGCCGAATCCGGTCCCGCGCTCCACAAGCTGGGTATGGGACTGGACGCGCACCGGTTCGGAGATGGCCCAGTGATTGTTTTGGCAGAAGAACACCAGCGGGACCTGGTAGCTGGCGGCGAAGACCATAGCCTCGCTGACGTCGCCCTCGCTGGTGGCGCCGTCGCCGAAGTAGACGATGGCAGCGGAATCGGCACCGTCGTTCTGGATTCCCATGGCATAGCCGGTGGCGTGCAGGGTCTGGGCGCCGATGACGATCTGCGGGATGGCCAGGTTGAACTTGTACGGGTCCCAGCCGCCGGAAGCTGCACCGCGCCAGACACGCAGGATGTCCTTCACGTCCACCCCGCGGCAATACGCCACACCGTTCTCGCGGTAGCTCGGAAAAATAAAGTCGTCATCCCGCAGGGCCCGCACGGATCCCACCTGCGAAGCCTCCTGGCCCAAGAGCGGCGGCCAGAGACCCAGTTCGCCCTGCCGCTGCAGCGCGGTGGCCTCTTTGTCGATCCGCCGGATCACCACCAGATCCTCGTAAAGCGAGCACAGCTGCTCGTCTGATACGTCCTTGACCCAAGGGTCATATTCCGGATGGCTGACGCGCTCCCCCGCGGGGGTAATCAGCTGGACCATGCTGTGGCCAGCGCCACCCTGGTGCCCTGTCTTGTTGTCCTGGCCGGCGGCTGTTCCGCCCTGGGCCGCATCGTCTGTCACCACTGTTGCCGCAACCTTCTGACGTCGTGTAACCATCCCGCGGCAGGACTCGTGATACCGCCGCATTCCGGCCTCCCGGGCGCCTTTGCCCCGGTTAATTGTGACCATACTCACAATGTTCAGGTGGTACAACCACTGCTGCTAAAACTGAGCACTATGCACTGTCTGGCGGCTCCAGACCGTGCTAGCCTTGCGCATTATGCAAGCTTTGGATGGCACTGACACCCGGCTGCTCTCCGCCCTGGCGCAGGACCCCCGCCGCACCGTGGTGGCCCTCGCGCAGAAGCTCGGGCTTTCGCGCAACACCGTCCAGGCGCGGATGGCCCAGCTCGAGAAGAAGCACGCATTCCTTTCGTTCGAGCGGCGCATCAATCCGGTGTCCCTGGGCTATCCGCTGATGGCTTTCATCTCAGTGCATGTCCAGCAGCAAAAGCTTGGCTCCCTCGCCGAGGAGTTGGCCGCCGTACCGGAGATCCTTGAGGGCTACGGCCTGACGGGCTCAGCGGACCTGCTGCTGCGCGTAGTGGCACTGGACGCCGAGGACCTCTTCCGGATCAACGGGAAGATCCTGGCCTGCGACGGTGTCGAGAGGACCGATACGGCCCTGGCCATGGGTGAACTGATACCTTTCCGGATCCAACCACTGCTTGAGCGCAACTCAGCAGAAGTCTGACCGGAGCGGACGGCCGTAACCACGGGACAACATCGCTGTTTCGGGCCACCGGCGCTATAGGCTATTCCACAAAAGTGACCGGGCGCCGGCTGTGCCCCGTTAGATGGAGCGCCGCTGGTGCGGTGCCGGAAAGGCCCACCCTTGAGCAATCCCCCGCTCCCCCCGCAGCAGCCCGGCCCCCCGCAGTCTGGTCCGCAGCAGCCCGGGCCCCTACCAGCCGGGACCACAGCAACCTGGACCGCATTCATCCGGCCCCCGGCAACCCCTGGGCCGGCGGTCGCTCCCGACTTCGCCGTTCGGTTTGCCCGGCCTGCCTCCGGCCAAAAGCCGGAAGGGCCTCTGGATTGTCGTGGGCATTGTCGCTGGCGTGCTCCTGCTGGTGGTCGTCGGGGTGCTGCTGCTGGTGAACCTTGTGGGCGGTGCCACCCGGCAGGCGGGGGACCTCGCCGACGGCTTCACCAAGCTGGTCATCGCCGGGGATACGGACAAGGCCTATAACGACTACATGGACCCCAGCCTCAAGGAGCAGCTGAGCCGCGAGGAATTCGCTTCCGGCGTCAGGAGCCTCCAGCTGGAGCCGGCCTGCACCACGGCCTACGACGACCTCAAAGTCAGTACGCAGAACGAGAACAATATCGCGGATGTCGCCGGACTCATCAAATGCCCTGGCAAGGACATCGAACTCGTGTACCGCTTCGCCGGCAAGGACGATCTCAAGCTGGTCACCATCAAGCTCCGGCCAAAGGCCTGACCCTCATCTGACCGCCCACCCATCCAAGCGCACACCAGGCCCGAATTGCTTCCGAGGGGTCCGCCCGGGACTCCGCAAAACAGGCCGGGGAAACAGCCCCGGCTCACACCGGAAGGAAATGGGCAATGCGCAATTCACCCAACCGACTTGTCGCCACAGTTTTCGGAGCCGTCTACCTGCTGGTGGGCCTCGTCGGCTTCGCCGTGACCCCGGGGGTCGGCTTCTTCGCCACCGAAGGCACCAACCTGATCATCTTCGAGGTCAACCCGCTGCATAACGTGATCCACCTGGCCATCGGCGCTGCCCTGCTCTACGCCGGCGTCAAGGACATCCAGCTGTCGCGCACCGTCAACACGGCTGTGGGTGCCGTGTACCTGCTGGTGGGCATCCTCGGCCTGTTCCTGCTCAGCTCGCCGCTCAACATCATTGCCCTCAACGGTGCGGACAACGTTCTCCACCTGGCGAGCGCCGTCCTGCTGCTCGGCGTCGGCCTGTCCCTGGACAAGGTCCCCGCCACGGCTCGCGCCTAGAAACCCCGCACCGAAAGATGATGACCAGCCAGGCCAGCCAGGCAACTGCGGGAACCCCGGCAACCCAGGACATGTCCCGTTCCGATGCCGTGCGGCTCGTCGCCGGATTTGCCGGGCTCGGCGCAGCAGCGGTCAACCTCGCCGTCGCTTCCAGTCTGTTTGCCGCCGCCGGCCCTGCCCTCCCCGTGAGGGCAGCCGGCGCCGCGGCGGCCCTGCTCTGGGGAGCGGCTCTGCTGGGTTGGACGGTGGCCGGGCTGAGACGGAGCCGTTTCCCACGGCCGCGGACTTCCGCCATCCTGCTGCCCGCCGCAGCCGCCGTGCACGTGGTTGCCATCATTCTGGGCGCAGGAAGCGGCATGGCGGGCCTCGGCATCAGCCACCTCGCCGCCCTGCTGCTGACCCTCATGGTTCTCGCGGCCACGTCGTGGCTCGGCCGCAGGTCCCGGGGTGTTCCCGGCGGACCGTGCCATGGAGCATCAGGCCAGCCCTCATCGGGCCGGCTGGGTAGTGGGCAGCTGCTCGCCGCCGCCTTCGCCGCGGCGCTGCTGGTCGCTGCCATCACGACGCCGGGACTCGCCGCGTCGACGGCCGGCCAGTTCGCCGTGCCGCACGGTCAACACTCCGGAGGCCACCACTCGCCTTGAGCCGTTGGCTCACCCCGACGGCGACAGGCGCCGCCGGCAGCAGGCGCGACGGCGACAGACACGGCAGTAAAAGACACGGCGGCGACAGACCCGGCAGGAGCCCCGCGCGGCGCGCGGGGCTCTTGCCTTTTCGGTCGGACGTTACTGGAGGCCGGGTTCACCGGAGACCGGGCCTCGCCGGGGTGGGCGTCACCCAGGACGTGTAGTGAACCGAAGAAGGCGCCTACTGCTCCACGGCCTTCTCGGCGCCCACCCCCGTCAGTGACCGGACCTCCATTTCCGTCTGCTTGCTGCGGTCCTCCTGCTTCTTGTCCAGGATTGTGCCAAGCCAGCCCAGCAGGAAGGCCAGCGGGATGGACACGATGCCGGGGTTGCTCAGCGGGAAGACAGCGAAGTTGGCGCCTTTGATCATGGACGTGGCTCCGCCGGACACCACCGGGGAGAGCGCGATCAGGATGATGGCCGACGCGAGCCCGCCAGACATGCTCCAGATGGCGCCCTGTGTGGTGAACCGGCGCCAGAACAGGGAGTAGATGATGGTGGGCAGGTTGGCCGACGCCGCCACGGCGAACGCCAGAGCCACCAGGAACGCCACGTTCTGGCCGTTGGCGAAGATCCCGCCCAGGATGGCGA contains these protein-coding regions:
- a CDS encoding carboxyl transferase domain-containing protein, encoding METLASRLDTSGSAFEANSLAQRALADELRKRLATTALGGPEKSRERHMARGKLLPRERIDRLLDDGSPFLEIAPLAANGMYNDDSPGAGIITGIGLVHGRHVLVISNDATVKGGTYYPMTVKKHLRAQEIALENRLPCIYLVDSGGAFLPKQDEVFPDRDHFGRIFYNQARMSAAGIPQIASVMGSCTAGGAYVPAMSDETVIVRNQGTIFLGGPPLVKAAIGEIVSAEELGGGDVHSRISGVTDHLAENDEHALQIVRDIVATLPGPAGPAWDVDTAVEPVAAPGQLYGAVPTDVNAQYDVREVIGRLVDGSRFHEFKKNYGPTLVTGFARLHGHPVGIVANNGVLFSESALKGAHFIELCDQRGIPLLFLQNISGFMVGKDYEQGGIAKNGAKMVTAVATTRVPKLTVVIGGSFGAGNYSMCGRAYSPRFLWMWPASRISVMGGNQASSVLATVKRDQFEAAGQDWSAEDEEAFKAPIRQQYEDQGSPYYSTARLWDDGVIDPADTRTVLGLALDVVSRVPLPETSFGLFRM
- a CDS encoding biotin carboxylase N-terminal domain-containing protein; its protein translation is MTSETMFRTVLVANRGEIACRVIRTLRAMGIRSVAVYSDADAGARHVRDADAAVRIGPAAAAQSYLSIDAIIRACQETGAQAVHPGYGFLSENADFARALKDAGITFIGPGVEALEVMGDKIRSKNQVAGYGVPVVPGIAEPGMTDEELLAAAPAVGFPLLIKPSAGGGGKGMHAVGRPEDLPAALATARRVAASAFGDDTLFLERLVTSPRHIEVQVLADTHGNVIHLGERECSLQRRHQKVIEEAPSPLLESLSDGEAVRAKIGEAACQAARSVHYTGAGTVEFLVSDDSPDEFFFMEMNTRLQVEHPVTEMVTGNDLVEWQVRIAAGEMLTVGQDDVELNGHAAEARVYAETPHRNFLPSSGEVVLLDEDGGLFRPLGSPGAQSQGVRIDSSLLPGLEISSDYDPMLSKVIAWGTDRKAALDKLDAALERYTVLGIDTNVEYLRLLINDDDVRAGRLDTTLIDRKMPELEFREIGGTELTAAALRLWLGDVVASAPLGGRTRVRAPWDSARGWRLGAPAAWRTSFGLPGGAMATVAITPQGDGGADDGRALVRVDDGPERPVRVLWPARTAVITFEMEGQEHTFAIGESPGPRAGAGNRREVPTRIYVGSGGWSCGLEVLTRESRLERVLAAVEREEGAADPEVRSPMPGTVVSVAVKDGDPVESGQVLVSVEAMKMEHQLVAEVAGTVHISVATGDLVKADQVVATIHAEQPATHEPAEERKEA
- a CDS encoding TetR family transcriptional regulator, encoding MPTTDHGELTAPAQAAAGHEASVPTQRSRAKESRRQALLSAAATLFAVNGFNRVSLEDLGAAAGVSGPAVYRHFPGKQAVLGALLLTVSQDLLDGGRHVVADAADPSAALARLVQFHVDFALSNPDVIRVQDRDFSNLASEDQAQVRALQRSYVEVWVDVLAGIHGTTDTADLRMRAHATFGLINSTPHSVRTHGRRVAIRSARPLLENMALAALLVTTSPLAE
- a CDS encoding acyl-CoA dehydrogenase family protein yields the protein MADFDLSEEYQDLSKTVREFADEVVAPVSTKHDEEHSFPYEVVSQMADMGLFGLPFPEEYGGMGGDYFALALALEQLGRVDQSVAITLEAGVSLGAMPVYRFGTEAQKQEWLPLLASGKALAGFGLTEPEAGSDAGGTKTTARLEGDGEARNWVINGNKEFITNSGTDISKLVTVTAVTGQQERKDGSIKKEISTILVPTDTPGFKAEKAYNKVGWNASDTHPLTLRDVTVPEGNLLGERGRGYANFLSILDEGRIAIAALATGAAQGCVDLSVRYAKDRSAFGTNIGKHQAIAFKIARMQARSHTARLAYYDAAARMLAGKPFKTQAAIAKMVAGEAAMDNSRDATQVFGGYGFINEFTVARHYRDSKILEVGEGTTEVQLMLIARELGL
- a CDS encoding CoA transferase subunit A; amino-acid sequence: MIDKVVASADEAVADISDGASLAVGGFGLCGIPVALIDALHRRGTRDLETVSNNCGVDDWGLGILLRDGRIRRTVSSYVGENKEFARQYLAGELEVVLTPQGTLAEKLRAGGAGIPAFYTKAGVGTQVSDGGLPQKYDADGGIAIASPAKEVRSFDGVDYVLEESLTPDYGLVHAWKGDRHGNLVFHATAMNFNPLCAMAGRITIAEVEELVEPGELDPEHVHLPGIFVQRVVVVPESEKRIEKRTVALSAASAGQPGNAGTAGTTAAAGTTGTTEQAGA